One region of Ptiloglossa arizonensis isolate GNS036 chromosome 8, iyPtiAriz1_principal, whole genome shotgun sequence genomic DNA includes:
- the Osi12 gene encoding DUF1676 domain-containing protein Osi12 codes for MDHLSKCVFILLACSAVVQASTTPKDDDSFVDRGFRAMYRVYEECQHRNMAVSPCLKKKAISFFERLGRMRTMPLSENFELVRVTDEAPKSTTSELEASLGRNAGGKDEILTEILLDRVASLLNNFNVQIRLPKTSPGELKRGMEEGRGKMKKMMGMMMMGMAMKMAALVPLALGVLFLLAGKALIISKIALVLSLIIGLKKLLSQKQSHDHGGWQQGGGGWDRSLKTVLGPTESSTTEANQKYAHSLAYSARHHH; via the coding sequence ATGGATCATCTGTCCAAGTGTGTGTTCATCTTGTTGGCGTGTAGTGCGGTAGTCCAGGCGTCCACGACGCCGAAGGACGACGACAGCTTCGTGGACCGGGGTTTCAGGGCGATGTACCGAGTGTACGAGGAGTGCCAGCACCGCAATATGGCCGTGTCCCCGTGTCTGAAGAAGAAGGCGATCAGTTTCTTCGAGAGGCTGGGCAGGATGCGCACCATGCCGCTCTCGGAGAACTTCGAGCTGGTCAGAGTCACCGATGAAGCGCCCAAGAGTACCACGAGCGAGCTGGAGGCTAGTCTGGGAAGGAACGCAGGTGGCAAGGATGAAATACTGACGGAGATCCTGCTGGACCGGGTCGCCTCGCTACTGAACAACTTCAATGTGCAAATTCGTCTGCCCAAAACCAGTCCTGGCGAGTTGAAACGGGGCATGGAGGAAGGACGAGGCAAGATGAAGAAAATGATGGGCATGATGATGATGGGGATGGCGATGAAGATGGCTGCACTGGTGCCCTTAGCTCTGGGTGTGCTCTTCCTACTGGCTGGAAAGGCACTGATTATCAGCAAGATCGCTCTGGTGCTGTCGCTGATCATCGGGCTGAAGAAGTTACTCAGCCAGAAGCAGAGCCACGATCATGGCGGTTGGCAGCAAGGCGGTGGAGGTTGGGACAGGAGTCTGAAGACTGTTCTTGGGCCCACGGAGTCATCCACGACCGAGGCTAATCAGAAGTACGCGCACAGTCTGGCCTACTCAGCGCGACATCATCACTGA
- the LOC143150643 gene encoding uncharacterized protein LOC143150643, which produces MAWTKVAGIVLVLQFTMLLHLVAGRNEYTRLFNRCANERNAFDCLKQRALEILDSAITDDSVYVLNDYVTIARDPASAVKDTERSLKDENGTELSLDQKLDNKFHEYVASRSVQLTIPGDTFEGRRKKNKGYGALIMGALAVGAMMAQLAYGKIAFLAGTALLTAKIALVLSAIVGLKKLVSGQGGGGHEVIYATGSDHHGSYGGGGGGGGGGGGYSSGWQRALDGLPPT; this is translated from the exons ATGGCGTGGACCAAGGTCGCGGGAATCGTTCTCGTCCTACAGTTTACGATGCTACTCCACCTGGTGGCCGGCAGGAACGAGTACACGAGGCTGTTCAACCGTTGCGCGAACGAGAGAAACGCCTTCGATTGTCTGAAGCAACGGGCCCTGGAGATCCTGGACTCGGCGATCACCGACGACTCGGTGTACGTGCTCAACGATTACGTGACGATCGCCAGGGATCCAGCATCCGCGGTCAAGGACACAGAACGATCCCTCAAGGACGAGAACGGAACCGAGCTGAGCCTGGACCAGAAACTGGATAACAAGTTCCACGAGTACGTGGCGTCCAGGAGTGTTCAGCTAACCATTCCTGGGGACACCTTCGAAG GTCGAAGGAAGAAGAACAAAGGTTACGGAGCCCTCATAATGGGAGCCCTTGCAGTGGGAG CGATGATGGCGCaactggcctatggaaaaatcgCGTTCCTGGCGGGCACGGCGTTACTAACTGCAAAGATAGCGTTGGTTCTCAGCGCGATTGTCGGTTTGAAGAAGCTGGTGTCTGGTCAAGGTGGTGGTGGCCACGAAGTGATCTATGCGACTGGATCGGATCACCATGGAAGCTATGGCGGTGGAGGTGGCggcggaggaggtggaggaggatacAGCAGCGGCTGGCAAAGAGCTCTCGACGGACTCCCCCCCACTTGA
- the LOC143150481 gene encoding uncharacterized protein LOC143150481 produces the protein MRSRVNLVAILLILSCLVHVLESSKSADKQSRKGHPAGKKVSKEAQNKIVPQNAIFLRGENKPKLVKAQTKNNVLSLSKNYLYERDGPRRKKRKMDRTMMALLMAYKMKFFALIPTMIGGLILLKATALLAGFFFALFAAVLGLKVR, from the exons ATGAGATCGAGAGTGAATCTAGTCGCGATTCTGTTGATCTTGAGCTGCTTAGTCCATGTGCTGGAGTCCTCGAAATCCGCTGATAAACAAAGCCGTAAGGGACACCCTGCTGGAAAGAAGGTCTCCAAGGAGGCTCAGAACAAGATCGTGCCTCAGAACGCGATTTTTCTGCGAGGGGAGAACAAACCGAAACTCGTCAAGGCGCAGACGAAAAACAATGTTTTATCTCTCTCGAAGAATTACCTGTACGAGCGAG ATGGtccacggcgaaagaaacgaaaaatggacCGCACGATGATGGCGCTCCTAATGGCATACAAAATGAAGTTCTTCGCCCTGATCCCGACCATGATCGGTGGATTGATCCTCCTCAAGGCCACCGCGTTGCTCGCTGGATTCTTCTTCGCCCTGTTCGCTGCTGTTCTCGGGCTGAAAGTGCGTTGA